In the genome of Thermus caldifontis, the window AGGCCAGGTAGGCCACGCCCCCCCCACCCAGGACCGTCAGGTTGATGGCCTCGTGCACCCGCCCCGAGGGCATAAGGCCATCCTAAAGGGCAGGTAGGGGAAAACGCTCCCCCGCCGACAGGACATCCATCCGTAGCCCCTTAACCCCCCGGCCCGTGTACTCCGCCCCTCCGGCATCCACCAAGGTGACCTCCCCCGCCCAGACCTCGCCCAAGCCCCGAAGAAGGCGGAGGGCGGTGTTTTCCAATAGGCCCAGGCCCACCAGGTCCGGGTTGTCGGCCACCAGGCGGGAAAGGGCCAGAAACCGCCCCCGTTCCTCCACCCGGGGGAGGAAGACCAGGCCCCGGAGAAGGGCCAGCCCCAAGGCGGCCCTCACCTCCCCTTCCAGGGAGTAGAAGGCCGCCTCCCCCAAAAGGCCCGCCGCCTCCCCCAAGGCCACCACCCCACCCCCCTGGCGGTGAACCTCCAATAGGGCCTGAAGGAGCGGGCTTCCCCGTATTAGATCCAAAAACTCCGGCAATCCCTCCGCGGCCAAGAAGACCAAGGGGCTTTGGGCCACCGCCTGGGCCACCAGGGGATCAAAGGCCTCCTCCCGCCGCCTGAGGTAAAGCACCCGCCCTTGCCTAAGGCCCAGGCTGCGGTAGGCGAGCCGCCAGGCCTCCGCCAGGTCCCGCAAGGGATAGGGCACCAGAAAGAGGGCCTCACCCCGGGCCTCCTCCAGGAGCCTGGCCTCCACCGGACGCAAGGCACCCCGAAGGGGATCGGCAGTGAGCAAGGCGAAAAAGCCCTGGCGCATACCTGACCTCCTCATACTCTAGGGTAATGCCCTCCTCATGAAAGGGAAAGGGTGGTGTGGTAGACTTGAAATCGTGGCCGCGATGGTATCCCCACCGGGGGCGCTCTCCAAGGACAAGAAGAAGGCCATCCTCGAGGCCACCTTGGAAATCCTCCGGGAGATGGGGCTTTCCGGGCTGAAGATGGAGGAGGTGGCCCGGCGGGCGGAGGTGGGCAAGGGCACCATCTACCTCTACTTCCACGACAAGAAGGACCTCCTGAAAAACCTGGTGGAGGAAAGGACCTGGGCCTTCTATCGGGAGGTGGAGGAGGTGGTGCGCCAAAAGGCGCCCTTTTTTGTGCGCCTGGAAGCCCTCTTGCAAAAGCGCTTGGCCTGGATCGCCGAATGGCGAGGCCTGTGGGCCGCGGTAGCCCGGGAGGCCATGGAGGACCCCACCCCTTGGCTCAAAGGGCTTCACCAGCACTACCTGGACCTTTTGGAGGAGCTGGTGCGAAGCGGCCAGGAGGAAGGGGCCGTGCGCCCGGGGCTTTCCCCCAGGGCCACCGCCCACGTGATCGCGGCCTTGGGGTGTACGCCTCAGCTCGAGGTGGAGGCTTATTTGGAGCACCTCCTAGAGGTGCTCCGGAAAGGAGTGGCGCCGTGAAAGAGTTCCGTCCCGGCGACAAGGTGGTCCTGCCCCCTTACGGGGTTGGTGTGGTGGCGGGCATAGCGCAAAGGAGCGTGAGCGGAGTAAGTCGGGCCTACTACCAGGTGGACTTCCCCGGTTCCCGCTCCAAGGCCTACGTACCCGTGGAAGCCCCCCAAAGCGTGGGCATGCGCAAAGCCCTGGCCCCGGAGGAGGTACCCGTGATCCTAGACCTCCTCAAAAATGGGCGCATGCCCCTGCCCAAGCAGTGGGCTGCCCGGCACCGCAAGACCAGCGAGATCCTGGCGGACGGGAACCCTTACCGCATCGCCCAGATGGCGGGCCAGCTAAGGGCCTGGGAGCTGGAGCGGGGCCTGCCGGACCTGGACCGCCAGGCCCTAAGGCGGGCCATCTACCTGCTGGCGGAAGAGGTTTCCCAGACCCTGGAGATCACCGTTCAGGAAGCGAAACGCCTCTTTGAGGAGGCCTGGGGCGAAGAACTGAACTGAGGAAACGCTTGGCTGACCAGGGGCCCCGGAATCCGGGGCCCCTTCCCATCCCGCTTATACCCTGTTTCCGTGTACCCTTCCCCGGGTTATGCCTAGCTCTCCGCCACCCAAAGCGTTTTCCGGGGCCCCCACCCGGGCTTGCGCCAGGGTGGGGTGGTATCAGAGGAGGAGGCTCCAGACTTTCTTTTCCATCTCCAGGATGCGGGCCAGGTAGCGCTCAACCACCCCAGGATCCAGCCCCTCCACCTGGCCCTGGGCCATCACCTCCAGGTCAAAGAGCACCGCTTGGAACTCGGGGGCGGACCAGTGCTCGGTAAGCTCCCGCCAGGGACCATCCCCCTCCACGTGGGCGTTCCAGGCCTCCAGGAAAAGGCGGTTCAGGAAGTAAAAGAAGACCAGGCGGTACGGGTAGGAAAACCCCTCCATCTCCTGGAGCAGGGCGATGTATTCCTGACGCACCGGATGAACCGGCTCCTTAGGATCCGCCCCTTGGGAAAGAAGCCAGTCCAGCTCCTCCACCGTGGCCATGAGGGCCTGGACCAAAGGCGCCCGGTGGGGATGAGGGGCATCCCGCAAAAGCCCCACCTGAAACCGGTATAAGGCCTCCACAAAGGGGAAGTCCTGCTTGAGCCAAAAGGCGAAGCGTTCCTCATCCCAGCGGATGGGCAAGGCCTTGATCTCCTCCAGGGCCTTGGGGCAACAGCCAAACAGGTCCCTAAACAACCCCATGATCCCCCCCCAGGACCCCATGGCGCACATACCCTGAATGCCGGAGGGCTTCCGCCACCTTCCTGGCGTGGTCCTCGCTCTCCGCAAACCCAAAAAAGGCGCTACCCGAGCCCGTCATGAGCACCCCCCTTAAGCCCAGACCCCGCAGCCTGGCCTTCACCCGGCGGAGTTCTGGATAAAGGCGGAAGGCAGGGGCCTCGAGGCTATTCCAATAGGGGGGCTCCTCCCCCCTTTCCAGGGCCTTAAGGATCTCCCCCACGGGGAGGTCGGGCCCGAAGTCGTGGGGCTTCACCTCCGCATAGACCCTGGGGGTAGGAAGGCGCAGGCCCGAGGAGAAGACCACCACCGGCAAAGGGGAAAGGGAAAGGGGCCTAAGCCGCTCCCCCACCCCTCGGGCCTCCGCCACCCCCCCTCGGAGGAAGAAGGGCACATCCGCCCCCAGGGAAAGGGCAAGGGCCTGGAGGTCCACCTCCGCCGGATAGATCTCCTTAAGGCCCAGAAGAACCTGGGCGGCGTCCGAGCTTCCCCCCCCAAGGCCGGCCCCCTCGGGCAGGGCCTTTTCCAGGACGATGCGCACCCCCCCGGGCCAGCCTGCCGCCTCCAGGTAAGCGGCCGCCGCCCGGTAGGCCAGGTTCCTCCGCCCGTACCGCCCGCGGAACTCAATCCCCTCAGGGATGGGTTCCAAAAAGAGCCTATCCCCGAAGGAAAGAGCGGCAAAGAGGGTATGAAGCTCGTGGTAGCCATCCGGCCTCTTGCCCAGGAGGGAGAGGCCCAGGTTCACCTTGGCCACCGCTAGGCGTTCCATACTTGCGCCAAGGCCTCCGCCAAAGGCAGGTCCTCCGGATAGGTGATCTTAAAGGCCGTCCTCTCCCCTTCCACCAGGGCCACGGGATACCCCAGGGCCCTCACCAGCTGGGCGTCGTCGGTGGCGGAAAGCCCCCGCCTCCTGGCGTAGGCATGGGCCTCCCGCAGGAGAGCGGTGAAGAAACCCTGGGGGGTCTGGACCAGGCGCAGGGCCTCCCGGGGCACCACCTCCCCGTAGGCCTCCCCTTCCGGCCGGATCAGGGTGTCGGGAAGGGGCAGAACCGGCACCGCCGCCCCCGTGGTGCGGGTGGCCTCGAGGACCCGCCCTATAAGCCCCCGGCTCACAAAGGGCCGGGCCACGTCGTGCACCAGGACCAAAGGGAGGCTTGCCGCCTCCAGAAGGCGGGAAACCGACTCCTGCCGGGTCCTGCCCCCCTCCAAAAAGGTGGCGCGAAGCCCCTTGGGCGCCTCCGCCCCTGGGGGAAGGGCCACCAGGATCTCCGCCGCTTCCTGAAAAGCCCCCAAGGCCCACTCCAAGAGGGTCTTCCCCCCCACCCGCAAAAAGGCCTTGGGCCCCAGGCCCAAGCGCTCCCCGTTCCCGGCCGCGGGGATGAGGACGGAAACCATCTGGCCTTCGCCTGCCAGCGACGCCGCCACGTTCCCATGGTAGCATGGGCCCCATGAGCCTTTGGGAAGCCCTTCTCTTGGGAGTGGTGGAGGGCCTCACGGAGTTTCTGCCCGTGTCCTCCACCGGCCACCTCACCCTCCTTTTCCACCTCCTGGGCCTGCCCATCCAGGAAGACCCCTTCCTAAAAACCTTCCTCATCGCCATCCAGCTGGGGGCCATCCTGGCCATCCTCCTCCTTTACGGCAGGCGCTTTGCCGTGGACCGGGCCCTTTGGCTCCGGATCGGGGTGGCCTTCCTGCCCACAGCCGCCATGGGCTTCCTCCTCTACCCCCTCATCAAGGGGAAAATCCTGGGGAATGACGGCCTTGTGGTCTTCTTCCTCTTCTTCGTGGGCCTGGTCCTCCTCCTGGCGGACCGCCTGGCGGAAGGGGCCCGCCATGGGGACGTTTTGGAGCTACCCTTGGTCCGGGTAGCCCTGATCGGGGTTTTCCAAGGGCTTGCCGCCCTCTTCCCGGGCACCAGCCGGAGCGGGGCCACCATCCTGGGGGGCCTCCTTCTAGGCCTAAGGCGCAAGGCGGCGGCGGAGTTCAGCTTCCTCCTGGCCCTTCCCACCATGCTGGCCGCGGTGGGCTACGACCTCCTAAAAAGCGCCCCGGCCGTGCCCCAAGGGGGCTGGACCCTGCTTGGGGTGGGCTTCCTCGCCGCCTTGGTCACCGCCCTCCTCACCGTGCGCTGGATGCTTTCCTTTGTGGAGCGCCACGGCTTCAGGCCCTTTGCCCTCTACCGCATGGCCCTGGCTCTGGTCTATGCCTACTTCTTCCTACGCTAGGGCCAGGACCCGGTCCAGGGCCTTCAGGAACTCCCCGTAAGGCTCCCGCCTGGCCCCCTCCCCCATGAGGCCTAGCCGCAACACCTGCCCCCGGGTGGGCCCGATCCCCCCGGCCACCGCCACCCCCTGGGCGTAAAGGCCTTTCACCAGGCGATCCGCCTCCACCCCTTGGGGGGGGCGCACCACCAGCACCGTGGGCAGGGGGCTGGCCTTGGGGTAGAGGCGAAAGCCCCGCTCCAAAAGCTCCCCAAGGAGCCAGGCGTACACCTCCTTGGCCCGCTTTTGGCGGGCCTCCACCCCCTCCTCCAGGACCACGTCCAAAGCCTCCAGAAGGGCGTAGTGCAGGAGGACGGGGGTGGTGTGATGGTACCCCCCCCGCTCCCAGTGCTCCGCCACCCGGGCGAGGTCCAGGTACCAGCCCCGCCTGGCGGTGAAGGCCCGGCGGGCCTCGAGGCTCACGGCGATGGGGGCCAAACCCGGGGGGGCGGAGAGGCACTTTTGGCTTCCCGTGAAGGCGTAGTCCACCCCCATCTCCCGCATGGAGAAGGGAAGCATCCCCAGGGTGGTGACGGCATCCAGGAAGAAAAGGGCCCCGGCCTCCTTGGCCAGGGCCCCGATCTCCCGGGCCGGGTTCAGCACCCCGGTGGAGGTTTCCCCGTGCACCAGGGCCACCATGCGGTAGCGCCGGGCCTTTAGGGCCTGGGCCACCACCTCCGGGTCCACGGGCTCGCCCGGGGGAAACTCCAAAACCGTGGGGTCCAGGCCGTGCACCTGGGCCATCTCCGCCACCCTCTGGGAGAAGGCCCCGTTCGCCAACACCAGGACCGGCCCCCGGTCCAGGTTGGCGAGGCCCGCCTCCATGCCTAGGCTTCCCGAGCCCGCCAAAGCCGCCAGCAAGGCACCCTCCCCGGGGTCAAAGAGCCGGGCAAGCCTTTCCTGGATGGCTCGGTTTGTCGCCAGCACCTCGGGGTCCAGATGGCCCCGCATGGGCCTCAGAAGCACCTTTTGCACGCGCTCGGGGATGAGGGTGGGTCCAGGGGTCAGAAGCAGCATCTCGCCTCCTCTACGCCCGTGGGAAGCGGGCATAAGAAAAGCCCCCGCGGCCAGACCGGGGGGGCCCTTCCCGAAGGAAGGGGCCCCCTACCGGATAGCTCGCAGGAGCCTCATTGAGGCCTACTTTAGCCCAAGGCCCCTTTCCTTGTAAAGTGCTAGTTGGATGAAGGACTACTACGCCATCCTGGGGGTGAGCCGGGAGGCCACCCAGGAGGAGATCAAAAAGGCCTACCGAAGGCTCGCCCTCCAGTACCACCCCGACCGCAACCCCGGGGACAAGGAGGCGGAGGAGCGCTTCAAGGAGATCAACGAGGCCTACGCCGTCCTTTCCGACCCCGAGAAGCGGGCCCAGTACGACCGGGGGCTTCTGGGAACGCCCGAGTTCCGCACCGAGGACCTCTTGGACCTCTTCGCCCAGGTTTTTGGCTTCCGCACGGGGCGCACCGCCCCCAGGGGGGAGGACCTCGAGGCCCAGGTGGAGGTGGACCTGGAAGACCTCATCAAGGGGAAGGAGGTGGAGGTGGCCTACGCCCGCCTCATTCCC includes:
- a CDS encoding undecaprenyl-diphosphate phosphatase; the encoded protein is MGPMSLWEALLLGVVEGLTEFLPVSSTGHLTLLFHLLGLPIQEDPFLKTFLIAIQLGAILAILLLYGRRFAVDRALWLRIGVAFLPTAAMGFLLYPLIKGKILGNDGLVVFFLFFVGLVLLLADRLAEGARHGDVLELPLVRVALIGVFQGLAALFPGTSRSGATILGGLLLGLRRKAAAEFSFLLALPTMLAAVGYDLLKSAPAVPQGGWTLLGVGFLAALVTALLTVRWMLSFVERHGFRPFALYRMALALVYAYFFLR
- the ispD gene encoding 2-C-methyl-D-erythritol 4-phosphate cytidylyltransferase gives rise to the protein MVSVLIPAAGNGERLGLGPKAFLRVGGKTLLEWALGAFQEAAEILVALPPGAEAPKGLRATFLEGGRTRQESVSRLLEAASLPLVLVHDVARPFVSRGLIGRVLEATRTTGAAVPVLPLPDTLIRPEGEAYGEVVPREALRLVQTPQGFFTALLREAHAYARRRGLSATDDAQLVRALGYPVALVEGERTAFKITYPEDLPLAEALAQVWNA
- a CDS encoding CarD family transcriptional regulator: MKEFRPGDKVVLPPYGVGVVAGIAQRSVSGVSRAYYQVDFPGSRSKAYVPVEAPQSVGMRKALAPEEVPVILDLLKNGRMPLPKQWAARHRKTSEILADGNPYRIAQMAGQLRAWELERGLPDLDRQALRRAIYLLAEEVSQTLEITVQEAKRLFEEAWGEELN
- a CDS encoding TetR/AcrR family transcriptional regulator, which encodes MAAMVSPPGALSKDKKKAILEATLEILREMGLSGLKMEEVARRAEVGKGTIYLYFHDKKDLLKNLVEERTWAFYREVEEVVRQKAPFFVRLEALLQKRLAWIAEWRGLWAAVAREAMEDPTPWLKGLHQHYLDLLEELVRSGQEEGAVRPGLSPRATAHVIAALGCTPQLEVEAYLEHLLEVLRKGVAP
- a CDS encoding cyanophycinase → MRQGFFALLTADPLRGALRPVEARLLEEARGEALFLVPYPLRDLAEAWRLAYRSLGLRQGRVLYLRRREEAFDPLVAQAVAQSPLVFLAAEGLPEFLDLIRGSPLLQALLEVHRQGGGVVALGEAAGLLGEAAFYSLEGEVRAALGLALLRGLVFLPRVEERGRFLALSRLVADNPDLVGLGLLENTALRLLRGLGEVWAGEVTLVDAGGAEYTGRGVKGLRMDVLSAGERFPLPAL
- the ispE gene encoding 4-(cytidine 5'-diphospho)-2-C-methyl-D-erythritol kinase; the encoded protein is MERLAVAKVNLGLSLLGKRPDGYHELHTLFAALSFGDRLFLEPIPEGIEFRGRYGRRNLAYRAAAAYLEAAGWPGGVRIVLEKALPEGAGLGGGSSDAAQVLLGLKEIYPAEVDLQALALSLGADVPFFLRGGVAEARGVGERLRPLSLSPLPVVVFSSGLRLPTPRVYAEVKPHDFGPDLPVGEILKALERGEEPPYWNSLEAPAFRLYPELRRVKARLRGLGLRGVLMTGSGSAFFGFAESEDHARKVAEALRHSGYVRHGVLGGDHGVV
- a CDS encoding alanine--glyoxylate aminotransferase family protein, with product MLLLTPGPTLIPERVQKVLLRPMRGHLDPEVLATNRAIQERLARLFDPGEGALLAALAGSGSLGMEAGLANLDRGPVLVLANGAFSQRVAEMAQVHGLDPTVLEFPPGEPVDPEVVAQALKARRYRMVALVHGETSTGVLNPAREIGALAKEAGALFFLDAVTTLGMLPFSMREMGVDYAFTGSQKCLSAPPGLAPIAVSLEARRAFTARRGWYLDLARVAEHWERGGYHHTTPVLLHYALLEALDVVLEEGVEARQKRAKEVYAWLLGELLERGFRLYPKASPLPTVLVVRPPQGVEADRLVKGLYAQGVAVAGGIGPTRGQVLRLGLMGEGARREPYGEFLKALDRVLALA